Proteins co-encoded in one Arachis hypogaea cultivar Tifrunner chromosome 13, arahy.Tifrunner.gnm2.J5K5, whole genome shotgun sequence genomic window:
- the LOC112732958 gene encoding calcium-dependent mitochondrial ATP-magnesium/phosphate carrier protein 2 isoform X1, producing MSGAGQAIDMEHVGFPKAKSTAAHGGSNPAKKQGPVSMDHVLLALRETKEERDLRIRSLFNFFDGANNGYLDYAQIEAGLSALQIPPEYKYAKDLFKVCDADKDGRIDYHDFRRYMDDKELELYRIFQAIDVEHNGCILPEELWDALVKAGIELDEEELARFVEHVDKDNNGIITFEEWRDFLLLYPHEATIENIYQHWERVCLVDIGEQAVIPEGISKHVHRSKYFIAGGIAGAASRTATAPLDRLKVVLQIETGRASIMPAIMKIWKQDGWLGFFRGNGLNVVKVAPESAIKFYAYEMLKNVISNGNENKSDIGTAGRLLAGGTAGAIAQMAIYPMDLVKTRLQTCASEGGRVPKLGTLTRDIWVQEGPRAFYRGLVPSLLGMIPYAGIDLTAYDTLKEISKRYILVDSEPGPLVQLGCGTISGALGATCVYPLQVIRTRLQAQRSNSSTAYKGMSDVFWKTLKDEGFRGFYKGLIPNLLKVVPAASITYMVYESMKKSLDLE from the exons ATGTCTGGGGCAGGACAAGCCATAGACATGGAGCACGTGGGTTTTCCGAAGGCGAAATCCACGGCGGCTCACGGCGGTTCCAACCCGGCAAAGAAACAGGGTCCGGTATCAATGGATCACGTGCTTCTGGCACTGCGCGAGACGAAGGAAGAGAGGGATCTTCGGATTCGGAGCCTCTTCAATTTCTTCGATGGCGCTAACAATGGTTACTTGGATTATGCGCAGATTGAGGCGGGTTTGTCGGCACTTCAGATACCGCCGGAGTACAAGTACGCCAAGGACCTCTTCAAGGTTTGCGATGCTGATAAGGATGGAAGGATCGATTACCATGATTTCAGGCGTTACATGGATGACAAGGAGTTGGAGCTTTATCGAATTTTCCAGGCCATTGATGTTGAGCACAATGGCTGCATTCTCCCTGAAGAGCTCTGGGATGCACTTGTTAAGGCTG GTATTGAACTGGATGAGGAGGAGCTTGCTCGCTTTGTGGAGCATGTCGATAAGGATAATAATGGGATTATCACTTTTGAAGAATGGAGAGACTTTCTTCTACTTTATCCTCATGAAGCTACCATCGAAAACATATACCAGCATTGGGAAAGGGTTTGCCTTGTTGACATTGGAGAACAAGCAGTCATTCCCGAAGGCATTAGCAAGCACGTGCATAGGAGCAAATATTTCATTGCTGGGGGGATAGCGGGAGCTGCTTCTCGCACAGCAACTGCTCCTCTTGATCGCCTGAAGGTGGTCTTACAAATTGAGACTGGACGTGCTTCAATTATGCCTGCAATAATGAAGATATGGAAACAAGATGGTTGGCTAGGGTTTTTCAGAGGTAATGGATTGAATGTTGTGAAGGTAGCACCAGAAAGTGCCATCAAGTTCTATGCTTATGAGATGCTGAAAAATGTAATAAGTAACGGCAACGAGAACAAGTCAGATATTGGTACAGCTGGAAGACTTCTGGCAGGTGGTACTGCCGGTGCAATTGCACAGATGGCTATCTATCCCATGGATCTTGTCAAAACTAGGTTGCAGACTTGTGCTTCTGAAGGCGGAAGGGTTCCGAAGCTGGGAACACTTACAAGGGATATTTGGGTTCAAGAGGGACCTCGGGCTTTCTACAGAGGTCTTGTTCCATCCCTTCTTGGGATGATTCCTTATGCGGGCATTGATCTCACTGCTTATGACACCTTGAAagagatatccaagagatatatTCTTGTTGATAGTG AGCCTGGTCCTCTAGTACAACTGGGATGTGGGACAATTTCAGGAGCTCTTGGGGCTACTTGTGTCTATCCCTTGCAGGTTATTCGTACGAG ACTGCAGGCACAACGTTCCAACAGTTCCACAGCATACAAGGGAATGTCTGATGTATTTTGGAAAACCCTCAAGGATGAAGGCTTCCGAGGCTTCTACAAGGGACTTATTCCAAATCTCCTCAAAGTTGTGCCTGCTGCAAGCATTACTTATATGGTTTATGAAAGTATGAAGAAGAGTCTGGATCTTGAGTAG
- the LOC112732958 gene encoding calcium-dependent mitochondrial ATP-magnesium/phosphate carrier protein 2 isoform X2: protein MDDKELELYRIFQAIDVEHNGCILPEELWDALVKAGIELDEEELARFVEHVDKDNNGIITFEEWRDFLLLYPHEATIENIYQHWERVCLVDIGEQAVIPEGISKHVHRSKYFIAGGIAGAASRTATAPLDRLKVVLQIETGRASIMPAIMKIWKQDGWLGFFRGNGLNVVKVAPESAIKFYAYEMLKNVISNGNENKSDIGTAGRLLAGGTAGAIAQMAIYPMDLVKTRLQTCASEGGRVPKLGTLTRDIWVQEGPRAFYRGLVPSLLGMIPYAGIDLTAYDTLKEISKRYILVDSEPGPLVQLGCGTISGALGATCVYPLQVIRTRLQAQRSNSSTAYKGMSDVFWKTLKDEGFRGFYKGLIPNLLKVVPAASITYMVYESMKKSLDLE from the exons ATGGATGACAAGGAGTTGGAGCTTTATCGAATTTTCCAGGCCATTGATGTTGAGCACAATGGCTGCATTCTCCCTGAAGAGCTCTGGGATGCACTTGTTAAGGCTG GTATTGAACTGGATGAGGAGGAGCTTGCTCGCTTTGTGGAGCATGTCGATAAGGATAATAATGGGATTATCACTTTTGAAGAATGGAGAGACTTTCTTCTACTTTATCCTCATGAAGCTACCATCGAAAACATATACCAGCATTGGGAAAGGGTTTGCCTTGTTGACATTGGAGAACAAGCAGTCATTCCCGAAGGCATTAGCAAGCACGTGCATAGGAGCAAATATTTCATTGCTGGGGGGATAGCGGGAGCTGCTTCTCGCACAGCAACTGCTCCTCTTGATCGCCTGAAGGTGGTCTTACAAATTGAGACTGGACGTGCTTCAATTATGCCTGCAATAATGAAGATATGGAAACAAGATGGTTGGCTAGGGTTTTTCAGAGGTAATGGATTGAATGTTGTGAAGGTAGCACCAGAAAGTGCCATCAAGTTCTATGCTTATGAGATGCTGAAAAATGTAATAAGTAACGGCAACGAGAACAAGTCAGATATTGGTACAGCTGGAAGACTTCTGGCAGGTGGTACTGCCGGTGCAATTGCACAGATGGCTATCTATCCCATGGATCTTGTCAAAACTAGGTTGCAGACTTGTGCTTCTGAAGGCGGAAGGGTTCCGAAGCTGGGAACACTTACAAGGGATATTTGGGTTCAAGAGGGACCTCGGGCTTTCTACAGAGGTCTTGTTCCATCCCTTCTTGGGATGATTCCTTATGCGGGCATTGATCTCACTGCTTATGACACCTTGAAagagatatccaagagatatatTCTTGTTGATAGTG AGCCTGGTCCTCTAGTACAACTGGGATGTGGGACAATTTCAGGAGCTCTTGGGGCTACTTGTGTCTATCCCTTGCAGGTTATTCGTACGAG ACTGCAGGCACAACGTTCCAACAGTTCCACAGCATACAAGGGAATGTCTGATGTATTTTGGAAAACCCTCAAGGATGAAGGCTTCCGAGGCTTCTACAAGGGACTTATTCCAAATCTCCTCAAAGTTGTGCCTGCTGCAAGCATTACTTATATGGTTTATGAAAGTATGAAGAAGAGTCTGGATCTTGAGTAG
- the LOC112732958 gene encoding calcium-dependent mitochondrial ATP-magnesium/phosphate carrier protein 2 isoform X3, translating to METGSLFPLENLLGIELDEEELARFVEHVDKDNNGIITFEEWRDFLLLYPHEATIENIYQHWERVCLVDIGEQAVIPEGISKHVHRSKYFIAGGIAGAASRTATAPLDRLKVVLQIETGRASIMPAIMKIWKQDGWLGFFRGNGLNVVKVAPESAIKFYAYEMLKNVISNGNENKSDIGTAGRLLAGGTAGAIAQMAIYPMDLVKTRLQTCASEGGRVPKLGTLTRDIWVQEGPRAFYRGLVPSLLGMIPYAGIDLTAYDTLKEISKRYILVDSEPGPLVQLGCGTISGALGATCVYPLQVIRTRLQAQRSNSSTAYKGMSDVFWKTLKDEGFRGFYKGLIPNLLKVVPAASITYMVYESMKKSLDLE from the exons ATGGAGACTGGTTCACTTTTTCCATTGGAGAATCTACTAG GTATTGAACTGGATGAGGAGGAGCTTGCTCGCTTTGTGGAGCATGTCGATAAGGATAATAATGGGATTATCACTTTTGAAGAATGGAGAGACTTTCTTCTACTTTATCCTCATGAAGCTACCATCGAAAACATATACCAGCATTGGGAAAGGGTTTGCCTTGTTGACATTGGAGAACAAGCAGTCATTCCCGAAGGCATTAGCAAGCACGTGCATAGGAGCAAATATTTCATTGCTGGGGGGATAGCGGGAGCTGCTTCTCGCACAGCAACTGCTCCTCTTGATCGCCTGAAGGTGGTCTTACAAATTGAGACTGGACGTGCTTCAATTATGCCTGCAATAATGAAGATATGGAAACAAGATGGTTGGCTAGGGTTTTTCAGAGGTAATGGATTGAATGTTGTGAAGGTAGCACCAGAAAGTGCCATCAAGTTCTATGCTTATGAGATGCTGAAAAATGTAATAAGTAACGGCAACGAGAACAAGTCAGATATTGGTACAGCTGGAAGACTTCTGGCAGGTGGTACTGCCGGTGCAATTGCACAGATGGCTATCTATCCCATGGATCTTGTCAAAACTAGGTTGCAGACTTGTGCTTCTGAAGGCGGAAGGGTTCCGAAGCTGGGAACACTTACAAGGGATATTTGGGTTCAAGAGGGACCTCGGGCTTTCTACAGAGGTCTTGTTCCATCCCTTCTTGGGATGATTCCTTATGCGGGCATTGATCTCACTGCTTATGACACCTTGAAagagatatccaagagatatatTCTTGTTGATAGTG AGCCTGGTCCTCTAGTACAACTGGGATGTGGGACAATTTCAGGAGCTCTTGGGGCTACTTGTGTCTATCCCTTGCAGGTTATTCGTACGAG ACTGCAGGCACAACGTTCCAACAGTTCCACAGCATACAAGGGAATGTCTGATGTATTTTGGAAAACCCTCAAGGATGAAGGCTTCCGAGGCTTCTACAAGGGACTTATTCCAAATCTCCTCAAAGTTGTGCCTGCTGCAAGCATTACTTATATGGTTTATGAAAGTATGAAGAAGAGTCTGGATCTTGAGTAG